Proteins encoded by one window of Cloeon dipterum chromosome 2, ieCloDipt1.1, whole genome shotgun sequence:
- the LOC135935687 gene encoding solute carrier family 35 member G1-like, giving the protein MSSPVRMRQLEQQYEMERLVIVEDEEDERNGGPSDNTRTQKLMHCCVPYLGIVLATVSSLFFSLCSVIVKMLVDIHPMELATCRFVGVLLPAIPILVYRKEDPFPRGSRLALIARCFVGTTGLMLSFYAFRHMPLADASVVVFSVPVFVAVFARIFLKEPCGIFHVVTIFLTLIGVVLITRPPMLFGNVQELEDKESMWGAIAAFSATIFGANAYVLLRALKRLHFSVIMANFGSFAIFQTMLVTFLLGELCIPRCGRDRLLVVALALFSFGGQILLTVALQIEQAGPVALARTADIVFAFIWQVMFFGEVPNKYSISGAILVTSSVLLTGLRKWLIALPEQAPLRQALWVLTR; this is encoded by the exons ATGAGTTCTCCGGTTCGAATGAGGCAACTGGAGCAGCAGTATGAGATGGAACGTCTGGTGATAGTGGAGGACGAGGAGGATGAGCGCAATGGCGGCCCCTCGGACAACACGCGCACCCAGAAGCTGATGCACTGCTGCGTCCCATACCTAGGCATCGTGCTGGCCACTGTGTCCAgccttttcttctctctctgctctgtgATAGTCAAGATGCTGGTCGACATCCACCCTATGGAGCTGGCCACCTGCCGGTTTGTTGGTGTCCTGCTGCCCGCCATTCCCATTCTGGTTTACCGCAAGGAGGACCCATTCCCCAGGGGCTCACGGCTAGCCCTGATCGCCCGCTGCTTTGTTGGCACCACCGGCCTCATGCTCTCTTTCTACGCCTTCAGACACATGCCCCTGGCGGACGCGTCCGTCGTTGTATTCAGCGTCCCGGTCTTCGTAGCTGTTTTCGCACGCATTTTCCTGAAGGAGCCGTGTGGAATCTTCCACGTCGTCACCATTTTTCTGACCCTGATTGGAGTGGTCTTGATTACACGTCCACCAATGCTGTTTGGAAATGTGCAAG AACTGGAGGACAAAGAGAGCATGTGGGGAGCTATTGCTGCGTTTTCTGCAACCATCTTTGGAGCCAACGCTTACGTGCTGCTACGTGCCCTCAAGAGACTGCACTTTTCGGTCATCATGGCCAATTTTGGCTCGTTCGCCATCTTCCAGACGATGCTGGTGACCTTTCTGCTGGGCGAGCTGTGCATACCGCGGTGCGGCCGGGACCGGCTGTTGGTGGTGGCGCTGGCGCTCTTCAGCTTTGGCGGCCAGATCCTGCTGACGGTCGCCCTGCAGATCGAGCAGGCGGGGCCGGTGGCCCTGGCCCGCACGGCCGACATCGTGTTCGCCTTCATTTGGCAGGTTATGTTTTTCGGCGAGGTGCCTAATAAGTACAGCATTTCGGGGGCCATCCTGGTCACCAGCTCAGTGCTGCTGACGGGGCTGCGCAAGTGGCTGATCGCCCTGCCAGAACAGGCGCCCCTCCGCCAGGCTCTCTGGGTGCTCACTCGGTAG
- the twr gene encoding signal peptidase complex catalytic subunit SEC11A gives MLQGALDDVKRMNKRQFLYQVLSFGMIVSSALMIWKGLMVVTGSESPIVVVLSGSMEPAFHRGDLLFLTNYQDEPVRVGEIVVFKVEGRDIPIVHRVLKLHEKENGTVKFLTKGDNNSVDDRGLYAPGQLWLTKKDVVGRARGFLPYVGMVTIYMNEYPKFKYAVLACLGLYVLVHRE, from the exons ATGCTGCAAGGCGCACTGGACGATGTGAAGAGAATGAACAAACGCCAG ttcctGTACCAGGTTCTGAGCTTTGGGATGATAGTGTCTTCAGCACTTATGATCTGGAAAGGACTCATGGTGGTCACAGGAAGCGAGAGCCCCATTGTGGTCGTCCTCAG CGGAAGCATGGAGCCTGCTTTCCACAGGGGGGATTTGCTCTTTCTGACCAACTACCAGGATGAGCCTGTCCGTGTTGGAGAGATTGTGGTCTTCAAGGTTGAAGGACGAGACATCCCTATTGTGCACAGAGTGCTTAAACTTCATGAAAA AGAAAACGGAACTGTCAAGTTCTTGACCAAGGGTGACAACAACAGTGTCGACGACCGAGGGTTGTACGCCCCTGGCCAGCTGTGGCTTACTAAGAAGGACGTGGTGGGACGAGCGAGAGGGTTCTTGCCTTACGTCGGCATGGTTACTATTTACATGAATGAGTACCCAAAATTCAAA TATGCTGTGCTTGCTTGCCTCGGACTTTACGTGTTAGTGCACCGGGAATAA